CGATCCTGTTCGCCGACCTCGTCGACTCCACCGCGTTGTCCACGCGCATCGAACCGGAGACCTACCGCACCGTCGTCGGGCACTACCGCGACGAGGTCATACGTCTGGTCAACGAATACGAAGGTCATATCGGCAACACCAAAGGCGACGGCCTGCTCGCCGTCTTCGGGCATCCGATCGCGCACGAGGACGACGTGCGCCGTGCCGTCCAGTCGGGCCTCGACATCACCCGGGCCGTCGCTCGGTTGAGCGAGCGGGTGCAGCGCCGGTTCGGCTTCGACATCGACGTCCGGGTCGGAATCCACCGCGGCCTGGTGTATCTCGACACCGCGCAGGACGACGTCTACGGGTTCGCCGCCAACCTCGCCGCCCGGATGTGCAGCATCGCCGAACCCGGCACGGTCGCGGTGTCCGAGGCCGTCGAACGGCTGATCCGCGACACCTTCCACCTCGAGCGCGGGGCGGCGACGAAGGTCAAGGGGGTCGAGGCCGAGGTCATCCCGTTCCGGGTGGTCACCGAACGCGAGATATCCACTCCCGCAATCGGTCCCCTGGTCGGCCGTCAGCGCGAGGTGCTCTACCTCGAGTCGGCCCTGGAGATGGCCAGGGCCGGCACGCTGCACATTCCAGGGGTTGCGTTCTGCGGCGATCCGGGTATCGGTAAGAGTCGACTGGCCCGTGCGGTGATCACCATGGCCGAGCGATCCGACGACGTCGTCCTGCAGGTGTTCGGTTCGCCATTTCACACCGACGTCGGCCTGCATCCGATCCGCAAGCTGTTGGAGCGTCGGTGCGGAATCACCCGCGCGGCAACACCACACGACCGGCTCGTCAAGCTGAGGTCAGAACTCGAAAGCCAGCACTTGAACGCCGAGAACCTGGTGCCCTGGCTCGCGCCGGTGCTTGGGCTCGGCCCCGAAGTCGGTTACGACCCCGCACCCGCCGAAGGGCACAAACTCCACGAGCACATCACCGCAGCCGTCACCGAGTACCTGTTGGCCTGTTCCACCGGACGGTGCGGCGTCATCGTCGCAGAGGACATGCACTGGTTCGACCCCTCGACGACCGACGTCGTACGAGCGCTGCTCAGTACGAAGACCGGCGGGATCCTGGTGGTGATGACCTCACGCGAACTGGACACCCTGCCCGGTGACCGTACTGAAAGCCATGTCTTCCAACTGGATCCGCTCACCGACAACGAGACCGACATCCTGGTCTCCGCGCTGCACCCCGACATGCCGGCGGCCGCGCGCGACACCGTCCGCCGACGGTGCGACGGGGTCCCCCTCTACATCGAGGAAGTGGTCGCCAAGCTCAAGGCGCAACCCGACGACGGCGGCGAATCGACGACGGTGCCGGACTCGCTCTACGAGGCGTTGTTCGCGCGGCTGCGTTCCAGCGAGGCCGACATCCGGGTGATTCAGGCGGCCGCCACGATCGGCAGCACGTTCGACCACACGTTGTTGGCTGCCGTGGTGGAGGCTGACCACGGGCAGCTGGACGGCGCGCTCGACGCGCTGCGCGATCACGCTGTGCTGGAACAGATCAGCGGTGACAGTTGGCGGTTCCGCCACGAACTGCTGCGCGAGGTCGCCGCCGAGTTGGCACCGCCCAGCATCCGGCAACGCCTGCACGGGCAGGTCGCCGATGCGCTGATCGCGGCGGCATCCCAGGACTGGCCGTTGATCGCGAACCATTTCGAGCAGGCGCACCGCTTCGGCGACGCCGTGTCGGCCTATCGGCAGGCGTCGGCGGTGGCCCGGCAGCGCGGGGCGCTCGACGAGGCCCGCAGATACCTGGATCGGGCGCTGCAGCAGTTCGACCGGCTGTCACCCGGACCCGACCGCGACGAGTTGGAGATGGACCTGCGGCTGCGCCACGGGTTCCTGGTCGCCGCCGCGGACGGGCCTGGAAGTGCCGAAACCGCAGCCGATTTCGAACGTTGTCTGCAGCTGTGCGGCACCGACCCCGACGCCGACGGCTTGTTCGCCACCCTGATGGCGCTGTTCACCTACTACGTCACCCGTGCCGATTTCATGCGCGCCCGACAGATCGTCGACTCGCTGCGGTTCGGTGTCGACGCGGGCCGCGAGTGGTGGCGCGCCGAGAACCTGGGCGGCGCCGCGACCGTGGCGTGGTTCGCCGGTGACTTCGCGGAGGCGTTGGAAAAGCAAGAGCAGGCCGACCGGTTGCTGGTCTCACGCGGCCAGCGCGACGTGGACGCCGAGTGGTTCATGCCCCACGACCCGATCGTGCTCGGCCTGTGCAGCCTCGGACTTGCGCGGTGGACGCGTGGGGATACCTGCGGCGCGGACGAGGCGTTGGCGCGCAGCGAGTCCCGGGCCACGGAGCTGAAGTTCCCGCAGGGCCCGTTCAGCCTCTGCTACCTGCGCTATCCGCAGATCTGGATCGCCCTGGAGTCGGGGTGCCTGGACCGGGCCGCCGAGTTGGCCGCCGACATGACCGAACGCGCGGAGCGTTACGGCTTCGATCAGTGGCGGGTGCTCGGGATGACGTTCATGAGCCTTTCGCCTGCGTTGGCTGCGCTGGAGGCCGGCCGTCGCGACGGTCCGGAGATATCGGCGGCCATCGGCGCAGTGAGCGCGTGGGTGCAGGCATGCCGGTTCCTCGGGGCGACCGTGTTCGTCCCGTCCTTCGACGGCCATCTCGCGCGGTTGCACATCGCCGCCGGCCGGCCGGCCGAGGCGCGCGTTCAGATCGACGCGGGGCTGCGCCTCGCCGAGCAGACCGGCATGCATTTCTACGACGCTGAACTGCTGCGACTCCGCGCCGCAACCCATGACGAGCCCGAGGCGCGCCGAGGGGATCTGGGCGCGGCGTTCGAGCTGGCCCGCCGGCAGGGGGCTGCCGTT
The window above is part of the Mycolicibacterium rutilum genome. Proteins encoded here:
- a CDS encoding ATP-binding protein, translating into MTDPGRNRSAIDEMLDRAVRAINSGDRATADALAGRVLAFDHANVDAEELLAAPADHGELRRITILFADLVDSTALSTRIEPETYRTVVGHYRDEVIRLVNEYEGHIGNTKGDGLLAVFGHPIAHEDDVRRAVQSGLDITRAVARLSERVQRRFGFDIDVRVGIHRGLVYLDTAQDDVYGFAANLAARMCSIAEPGTVAVSEAVERLIRDTFHLERGAATKVKGVEAEVIPFRVVTEREISTPAIGPLVGRQREVLYLESALEMARAGTLHIPGVAFCGDPGIGKSRLARAVITMAERSDDVVLQVFGSPFHTDVGLHPIRKLLERRCGITRAATPHDRLVKLRSELESQHLNAENLVPWLAPVLGLGPEVGYDPAPAEGHKLHEHITAAVTEYLLACSTGRCGVIVAEDMHWFDPSTTDVVRALLSTKTGGILVVMTSRELDTLPGDRTESHVFQLDPLTDNETDILVSALHPDMPAAARDTVRRRCDGVPLYIEEVVAKLKAQPDDGGESTTVPDSLYEALFARLRSSEADIRVIQAAATIGSTFDHTLLAAVVEADHGQLDGALDALRDHAVLEQISGDSWRFRHELLREVAAELAPPSIRQRLHGQVADALIAAASQDWPLIANHFEQAHRFGDAVSAYRQASAVARQRGALDEARRYLDRALQQFDRLSPGPDRDELEMDLRLRHGFLVAAADGPGSAETAADFERCLQLCGTDPDADGLFATLMALFTYYVTRADFMRARQIVDSLRFGVDAGREWWRAENLGGAATVAWFAGDFAEALEKQEQADRLLVSRGQRDVDAEWFMPHDPIVLGLCSLGLARWTRGDTCGADEALARSESRATELKFPQGPFSLCYLRYPQIWIALESGCLDRAAELAADMTERAERYGFDQWRVLGMTFMSLSPALAALEAGRRDGPEISAAIGAVSAWVQACRFLGATVFVPSFDGHLARLHIAAGRPAEARVQIDAGLRLAEQTGMHFYDAELLRLRAATHDEPEARRGDLGAAFELARRQGAAVFAMRAALDAQQLSADTRLLQEAAGMFPTDSGCRELQRARTILAS